A genomic stretch from Apodemus sylvaticus chromosome 12, mApoSyl1.1, whole genome shotgun sequence includes:
- the LOC127697364 gene encoding uncharacterized protein LOC127697364 isoform X4 produces the protein MVNHYKKIVLLHGLEYMNDYNFRVLKSLLIQDLKLTKKMQDDYDRVKIADLMDEKFPEDAGLSKLIEVCECIPELGDRVDILRKEMEKVESETKIKSESSTLPLTSDMMKVWEVAPDMTTSSSEESMTDTIPESCDTITQFLEEEPNFPELSATSMCPSEREPVTPQKFPTATSNRLQSPLEPPEISSTILATKGTPTLSFGHQATLEFPKTEPSNVRAFQMTRAIMTNDHNSPQVPAAEAVFSSFSKSHVTPATVPSSAQTSRMTPAAKTSGCNSSQVSAATGSNSYSTPRVTQATVPSSVQSLLIPRAALPNSAKTFRLTSAAMTSGCNSPRASGARVPVHYSNPGVTPATVPSGAQTLRLNPTAMTSGCNSPQVSATTVSSSYSNTRVTPATVSSSAQTLQMTPAAKTSGFKSPQVSAATGSSSYSNPRVIPATVPSGAQILRLTPAAMTSGCNSPQVSAATGSSSYSNPRVTPTTVSSSAQTFRMTPAAMTGSFNSPQVSAATGSSSYSNPRVIPATVPSGAQILRLTPAAMTSSFNSPQVSAATGSSSYSNPQVTPTTVSSSAQTFRMTPAAMTGSFNSPQVSAATGSSSYSNSPQVSSATVPRSFPAMPMSPATPLKKPRLKNIPRQPSEEDGHQQGSKQVVVLKVTEPFTYDMREDKRMFHATVATEIEFFRVKVFDTALKEKFIPNKVIVISDYIGYNGFLEIYRASCVSEVNDGNVMNIPSSLRKRANETPKISTICTQRGGTFVNGTFTVYMKTVKSEFIYYGIEDRTGRMEVVVYGQFANMYCEPGDKLRLFCFELSSSLDKWQLRSVRHSYMQVIQVRKREHELPNLHAIIETAQNPYS, from the exons ATGGTGAATCACTACAAGAAAATTGTTCTTCTGCACGGATTAGAATATATGAATGACTATAACTTTAGAGTACTTAAGTCCTTGCTGATCCAGGACTTAAAACTGACTAAGAAAATGCAAGATGATTATGACAGAGTTAAGATTGCTGACTTAATGGATGAAAAGTTCCCAGAGGATGCTGGATTGAGCAAACTGATAGAAGTATGTGAATGTATTCCTGAACTAGGAGATCGTGTTGATATACTtagaaaagagatggagaaag TTGAAAGtgaaaccaaaataaaatctGAATCCAGTACTCTCCCACTTACCTCCGACATGATGAAAGTTTGGGAAGTAGCACCAGATATGACGACATCTTCATCAGAG GAAAGCATGACAGACACTATCCCTGAATCATGTGACACCATAACACAGTTTTTGGAGGAAGAGCCTAACTTTCCAGAACTTTCAGCAACCAGCATGTGCCCATCTGAGCGTGAACCCGTGACTCCTCAGAAGTTTCCAACAGCAACCTCCAACAGGCTCCAGTCACCCTTGGAACCTCCAGAAATATCATCCACCATATTGGCAACAAAGGGAACCCCAACACTTTCTTTTGGTCACCAAGCTACTCTGGAGTTTCCCAAAACAGAGCCCAGCAATGTCCGGGCCTTTCAGATGACTCGAGCAATAATGACGAATGATCATAATAGTCCTCAGGTGCCTGCAGCGGAGGCAGTATTCAGCAGTTTCAGTAAATCTCATGTGACCCCAGCAACAGTGCCCAGCAGTGCCCAGACCTCACGAATGACTCCAGCAGCAAAGACCAGTGGTTGTAATAGTTCACAGGTGTCTGCAGCAACAGGATCAAACAGTTACAGTACCCCTCGGGTTACACAGGCAACAGTGCCCAGCAGTGTCCAGTCCCTTTTGATCCCTCGAGCAGCATTGCCCAACAGTGCCAAGACCTTTCGACTGACCTCAGCAGCAATGACCAGTGGTTGTAATAGTCCTCGGGCATCTGGAGCAAGAGTACCTGTCCATTACAGTAACCCTGGGGTGACTCCAGCAACAGTGCCCAGTGGTGCCCAGACCTTGCGACTGAACCCAACAGCAATGACCAGTGGTTGTAATAGTCCTCAAGTGTCTGCAACAACAGTATCCAGCAGTTACAGTAACACTCGGGTGACTCCAGCAACAGTGTCCAGCAGTGCGCAGAC CTTGCAAATGACCCCAGCAGCAAAGACCAGTGGTTTTAAAAGTCCTCAGGTGTCTGCAGCAACAGGATCCAGCAGTTACAGTAACCCTCGGGTGATTCCAGCAACCGTGCCCAGTGGTGCCCAGATCTTGCGACTGACCCCAGCAGCAATGACCAGTGGTTGTAATAGTCCTCAA GTGTCTGCAGCAACAGGATCCAGCAGTTACAGTAACCCTCGGGTGACTCCAACAACAGTATCCAGCAGTGCCCAGACCTTTCGAATGACCCCAGCAGCAATGACAGGTAGTTTTAATAGTCCTCAGGTGTCTGCAGCAACAGGATCCAGCAGTTACAGTAACCCTCGGGTGATTCCAGCAACCGTGCCCAGTGGTGCCCAGATCTTGCGACTGACCCCAGCAGCAATGACCA GTAGTTTTAATAGTCCTCAGGTGTCTGCAGCAACAGGATCCAGCAGTTACAGTAACCCTCAGGTGACTCCAACAACAGTATCCAGCAGTGCCCAGACCTTTCGAATGACCCCAGCAGCAATGACAGGTAGTTTTAATAGTCCTCAGGTGTCTGCAGCAACAGGATCCAGCAGTTACAGTAATTCCCCTCAGGTGTCTTCTGCAACAGTGCCCAGGAGTTTTCCTGCTATGCCCATGTCTCCAGCAACACCACTCAAG AAACCAAGACTGAAGAATATACCTAGACAACCTTCTGAAGAAGATGGTCACCAGCAAGGTTCCAAACAAGTGGTGGTGTTGAAAGTAACAGAGCCATTCACATATGACATGAGAGAAGACAAAAGGATGTTCCATGCCACCGTGGCTACTGAGATTGAGTTCTTCAGAGTGAAGGTGTTTGACACAGCCCTTAAGGAAAAGTTCATCCCCAATAAAGTCATTGTCATCTCGGATTATATCGGTTACAATGGGTTTCTAGAGATATACAGAGCTTCCTGTGTATCAGAAGTGAACGATGGCAATGTGATGAATATTCCATCTTCCCTGAGAAAAAGAGCCAATGAAACACCTAAAATTAGTACTATTTGTACCCAAAGAGGAGGAACATTTGTGAATGGAACATTTACAGTGTATATG aaaacagTGAAGAGTGAATTCATTTACTATGGAATAGAAGATCGCACGGGAAGGATGGAAGTGGTGGTCTACGGACAATTTGCCAATATGTACTGTGAGCCTGGGGATAAACTTAGACTCTTCTGCTTTGAATTGAGCTCGAGTTTGGATAAGTGGCAGCTGAGGTCTGTGAGGCACAGTTATATGCAG gTCATCCAGGTGAGGAAGAGAGAGCATGAACTTCCCAATCTTCATGCAATTATTGAAACAGCTCAAAACCCCTACTCATGA
- the LOC127697364 gene encoding uncharacterized protein LOC127697364 isoform X9, with the protein MTDTIPESCDTITQFLEEEPNFPELSATSMCPSEREPVTPQKFPTATSNRLQSPLEPPEISSTILATKGTPTLSFGHQATLEFPKTEPSNVRAFQMTRAIMTNDHNSPQVPAAEAVFSSFSKSHVTPATVPSSAQTSRMTPAAKTSGCNSSQVSAATGSNSYSTPRVTQATVPSSVQSLLIPRAALPNSAKTFRLTSAAMTSGCNSPRASGARVPVHYSNPGVTPATVPSGAQTLRLNPTAMTSGCNSPQVSATTVSSSYSNTRVTPATVSSSAQTLQMTPAAKTSGFKSPQVSAATGSSSYSNPRVIPATVPSGAQILRLTPAAMTSGCNSPQVSATTGSSSYSNTGVTPTTVSSSAQTFRMAPAAMTGSFNSPQVSAATGSSSYSNPRVTPTTVSSSAQTFRMTPAAMTGSFNSPQVSAATGSSSYSNPRVIPATVPSGAQILRLTPAAMTSSFNSPQVSAATGSSSYSNPQVTPTTVSSSAQTFRMTPAAMTGSFNSPQVSAATGSSSYSNSPQVSSATVPRSFPAMPMSPATPLKKPRLKNIPRQPSEEDGHQQGSKQVVVLKVTEPFTYDMREDKRMFHATVATEIEFFRVKVFDTALKEKFIPNKVIVISDYIGYNGFLEIYRASCVSEVNDGNVMNIPSSLRKRANETPKISTICTQRGGTFVNGTFTVYMKTVKSEFIYYGIEDRTGRMEVVVYGQFANMYCEPGDKLRLFCFELSSSLDKWQLRSVRHSYMQVIQVRKREHELPNLHAIIETAQNPYS; encoded by the exons ATGACAGACACTATCCCTGAATCATGTGACACCATAACACAGTTTTTGGAGGAAGAGCCTAACTTTCCAGAACTTTCAGCAACCAGCATGTGCCCATCTGAGCGTGAACCCGTGACTCCTCAGAAGTTTCCAACAGCAACCTCCAACAGGCTCCAGTCACCCTTGGAACCTCCAGAAATATCATCCACCATATTGGCAACAAAGGGAACCCCAACACTTTCTTTTGGTCACCAAGCTACTCTGGAGTTTCCCAAAACAGAGCCCAGCAATGTCCGGGCCTTTCAGATGACTCGAGCAATAATGACGAATGATCATAATAGTCCTCAGGTGCCTGCAGCGGAGGCAGTATTCAGCAGTTTCAGTAAATCTCATGTGACCCCAGCAACAGTGCCCAGCAGTGCCCAGACCTCACGAATGACTCCAGCAGCAAAGACCAGTGGTTGTAATAGTTCACAGGTGTCTGCAGCAACAGGATCAAACAGTTACAGTACCCCTCGGGTTACACAGGCAACAGTGCCCAGCAGTGTCCAGTCCCTTTTGATCCCTCGAGCAGCATTGCCCAACAGTGCCAAGACCTTTCGACTGACCTCAGCAGCAATGACCAGTGGTTGTAATAGTCCTCGGGCATCTGGAGCAAGAGTACCTGTCCATTACAGTAACCCTGGGGTGACTCCAGCAACAGTGCCCAGTGGTGCCCAGACCTTGCGACTGAACCCAACAGCAATGACCAGTGGTTGTAATAGTCCTCAAGTGTCTGCAACAACAGTATCCAGCAGTTACAGTAACACTCGGGTGACTCCAGCAACAGTGTCCAGCAGTGCGCAGAC CTTGCAAATGACCCCAGCAGCAAAGACCAGTGGTTTTAAAAGTCCTCAGGTGTCTGCAGCAACAGGATCCAGCAGTTACAGTAACCCTCGGGTGATTCCAGCAACCGTGCCCAGTGGTGCCCAGATCTTGCGACTGACCCCAGCAGCAATGACCAGTGGTTGTAATAGTCCTCAAGTGTCTGCAACAACAGGATCCAGCAGTTACAGTAACACTGGGGTGACTCCAACAACAGTATCCAGCAGTGCCCAGACCTTTCGAATGGCCCCAGCAGCGATGACAGGTAGTTTTAATAGTCCTCAGGTGTCTGCAGCAACAGGATCCAGCAGTTACAGTAACCCTCGGGTGACTCCAACAACAGTATCCAGCAGTGCCCAGACCTTTCGAATGACCCCAGCAGCAATGACAGGTAGTTTTAATAGTCCTCAGGTGTCTGCAGCAACAGGATCCAGCAGTTACAGTAACCCTCGGGTGATTCCAGCAACCGTGCCCAGTGGTGCCCAGATCTTGCGACTGACCCCAGCAGCAATGACCA GTAGTTTTAATAGTCCTCAGGTGTCTGCAGCAACAGGATCCAGCAGTTACAGTAACCCTCAGGTGACTCCAACAACAGTATCCAGCAGTGCCCAGACCTTTCGAATGACCCCAGCAGCAATGACAGGTAGTTTTAATAGTCCTCAGGTGTCTGCAGCAACAGGATCCAGCAGTTACAGTAATTCCCCTCAGGTGTCTTCTGCAACAGTGCCCAGGAGTTTTCCTGCTATGCCCATGTCTCCAGCAACACCACTCAAG AAACCAAGACTGAAGAATATACCTAGACAACCTTCTGAAGAAGATGGTCACCAGCAAGGTTCCAAACAAGTGGTGGTGTTGAAAGTAACAGAGCCATTCACATATGACATGAGAGAAGACAAAAGGATGTTCCATGCCACCGTGGCTACTGAGATTGAGTTCTTCAGAGTGAAGGTGTTTGACACAGCCCTTAAGGAAAAGTTCATCCCCAATAAAGTCATTGTCATCTCGGATTATATCGGTTACAATGGGTTTCTAGAGATATACAGAGCTTCCTGTGTATCAGAAGTGAACGATGGCAATGTGATGAATATTCCATCTTCCCTGAGAAAAAGAGCCAATGAAACACCTAAAATTAGTACTATTTGTACCCAAAGAGGAGGAACATTTGTGAATGGAACATTTACAGTGTATATG aaaacagTGAAGAGTGAATTCATTTACTATGGAATAGAAGATCGCACGGGAAGGATGGAAGTGGTGGTCTACGGACAATTTGCCAATATGTACTGTGAGCCTGGGGATAAACTTAGACTCTTCTGCTTTGAATTGAGCTCGAGTTTGGATAAGTGGCAGCTGAGGTCTGTGAGGCACAGTTATATGCAG gTCATCCAGGTGAGGAAGAGAGAGCATGAACTTCCCAATCTTCATGCAATTATTGAAACAGCTCAAAACCCCTACTCATGA
- the LOC127697364 gene encoding uncharacterized protein LOC127697364 isoform X1 has product MVNHYKKIVLLHGLEYMNDYNFRVLKSLLIQDLKLTKKMQDDYDRVKIADLMDEKFPEDAGLSKLIEVCECIPELGDRVDILRKEMEKVESETKIKSESSTLPLTSDMMKVWEVAPDMTTSSSEESMTDTIPESCDTITQFLEEEPNFPELSATSMCPSEREPVTPQKFPTATSNRLQSPLEPPEISSTILATKGTPTLSFGHQATLEFPKTEPSNVRAFQMTRAIMTNDHNSPQVPAAEAVFSSFSKSHVTPATVPSSAQTSRMTPAAKTSGCNSSQVSAATGSNSYSTPRVTQATVPSSVQSLLIPRAALPNSAKTFRLTSAAMTSGCNSPRASGARVPVHYSNPGVTPATVPSGAQTLRLNPTAMTSGCNSPQVSATTVSSSYSNTRVTPATVSSSAQTLQMTPAAKTSGFKSPQVSAATGSSSYSNPRVIPATVPSGAQILRLTPAAMTSGCNSPQVSATTGSSSYSNTGVTPTTVSSSAQTFRMAPAAMTGSFNSPQVSAATGSSSYSNPRVTPTTVSSSAQTFRMTPAAMTGSFNSPQVSAATGSSSYSNPRVIPATVPSGAQILRLTPAAMTSSFNSPQVSAATGSSSYSNPQVTPTTVSSSAQTFRMTPAAMTGSFNSPQVSAATGSSSYSNSPQVSSATVPRSFPAMPMSPATPLKKPRLKNIPRQPSEEDGHQQGSKQVVVLKVTEPFTYDMREDKRMFHATVATEIEFFRVKVFDTALKEKFIPNKVIVISDYIGYNGFLEIYRASCVSEVNDGNVMNIPSSLRKRANETPKISTICTQRGGTFVNGTFTVYMKTVKSEFIYYGIEDRTGRMEVVVYGQFANMYCEPGDKLRLFCFELSSSLDKWQLRSVRHSYMQVIQVRKREHELPNLHAIIETAQNPYS; this is encoded by the exons ATGGTGAATCACTACAAGAAAATTGTTCTTCTGCACGGATTAGAATATATGAATGACTATAACTTTAGAGTACTTAAGTCCTTGCTGATCCAGGACTTAAAACTGACTAAGAAAATGCAAGATGATTATGACAGAGTTAAGATTGCTGACTTAATGGATGAAAAGTTCCCAGAGGATGCTGGATTGAGCAAACTGATAGAAGTATGTGAATGTATTCCTGAACTAGGAGATCGTGTTGATATACTtagaaaagagatggagaaag TTGAAAGtgaaaccaaaataaaatctGAATCCAGTACTCTCCCACTTACCTCCGACATGATGAAAGTTTGGGAAGTAGCACCAGATATGACGACATCTTCATCAGAG GAAAGCATGACAGACACTATCCCTGAATCATGTGACACCATAACACAGTTTTTGGAGGAAGAGCCTAACTTTCCAGAACTTTCAGCAACCAGCATGTGCCCATCTGAGCGTGAACCCGTGACTCCTCAGAAGTTTCCAACAGCAACCTCCAACAGGCTCCAGTCACCCTTGGAACCTCCAGAAATATCATCCACCATATTGGCAACAAAGGGAACCCCAACACTTTCTTTTGGTCACCAAGCTACTCTGGAGTTTCCCAAAACAGAGCCCAGCAATGTCCGGGCCTTTCAGATGACTCGAGCAATAATGACGAATGATCATAATAGTCCTCAGGTGCCTGCAGCGGAGGCAGTATTCAGCAGTTTCAGTAAATCTCATGTGACCCCAGCAACAGTGCCCAGCAGTGCCCAGACCTCACGAATGACTCCAGCAGCAAAGACCAGTGGTTGTAATAGTTCACAGGTGTCTGCAGCAACAGGATCAAACAGTTACAGTACCCCTCGGGTTACACAGGCAACAGTGCCCAGCAGTGTCCAGTCCCTTTTGATCCCTCGAGCAGCATTGCCCAACAGTGCCAAGACCTTTCGACTGACCTCAGCAGCAATGACCAGTGGTTGTAATAGTCCTCGGGCATCTGGAGCAAGAGTACCTGTCCATTACAGTAACCCTGGGGTGACTCCAGCAACAGTGCCCAGTGGTGCCCAGACCTTGCGACTGAACCCAACAGCAATGACCAGTGGTTGTAATAGTCCTCAAGTGTCTGCAACAACAGTATCCAGCAGTTACAGTAACACTCGGGTGACTCCAGCAACAGTGTCCAGCAGTGCGCAGAC CTTGCAAATGACCCCAGCAGCAAAGACCAGTGGTTTTAAAAGTCCTCAGGTGTCTGCAGCAACAGGATCCAGCAGTTACAGTAACCCTCGGGTGATTCCAGCAACCGTGCCCAGTGGTGCCCAGATCTTGCGACTGACCCCAGCAGCAATGACCAGTGGTTGTAATAGTCCTCAAGTGTCTGCAACAACAGGATCCAGCAGTTACAGTAACACTGGGGTGACTCCAACAACAGTATCCAGCAGTGCCCAGACCTTTCGAATGGCCCCAGCAGCGATGACAGGTAGTTTTAATAGTCCTCAGGTGTCTGCAGCAACAGGATCCAGCAGTTACAGTAACCCTCGGGTGACTCCAACAACAGTATCCAGCAGTGCCCAGACCTTTCGAATGACCCCAGCAGCAATGACAGGTAGTTTTAATAGTCCTCAGGTGTCTGCAGCAACAGGATCCAGCAGTTACAGTAACCCTCGGGTGATTCCAGCAACCGTGCCCAGTGGTGCCCAGATCTTGCGACTGACCCCAGCAGCAATGACCA GTAGTTTTAATAGTCCTCAGGTGTCTGCAGCAACAGGATCCAGCAGTTACAGTAACCCTCAGGTGACTCCAACAACAGTATCCAGCAGTGCCCAGACCTTTCGAATGACCCCAGCAGCAATGACAGGTAGTTTTAATAGTCCTCAGGTGTCTGCAGCAACAGGATCCAGCAGTTACAGTAATTCCCCTCAGGTGTCTTCTGCAACAGTGCCCAGGAGTTTTCCTGCTATGCCCATGTCTCCAGCAACACCACTCAAG AAACCAAGACTGAAGAATATACCTAGACAACCTTCTGAAGAAGATGGTCACCAGCAAGGTTCCAAACAAGTGGTGGTGTTGAAAGTAACAGAGCCATTCACATATGACATGAGAGAAGACAAAAGGATGTTCCATGCCACCGTGGCTACTGAGATTGAGTTCTTCAGAGTGAAGGTGTTTGACACAGCCCTTAAGGAAAAGTTCATCCCCAATAAAGTCATTGTCATCTCGGATTATATCGGTTACAATGGGTTTCTAGAGATATACAGAGCTTCCTGTGTATCAGAAGTGAACGATGGCAATGTGATGAATATTCCATCTTCCCTGAGAAAAAGAGCCAATGAAACACCTAAAATTAGTACTATTTGTACCCAAAGAGGAGGAACATTTGTGAATGGAACATTTACAGTGTATATG aaaacagTGAAGAGTGAATTCATTTACTATGGAATAGAAGATCGCACGGGAAGGATGGAAGTGGTGGTCTACGGACAATTTGCCAATATGTACTGTGAGCCTGGGGATAAACTTAGACTCTTCTGCTTTGAATTGAGCTCGAGTTTGGATAAGTGGCAGCTGAGGTCTGTGAGGCACAGTTATATGCAG gTCATCCAGGTGAGGAAGAGAGAGCATGAACTTCCCAATCTTCATGCAATTATTGAAACAGCTCAAAACCCCTACTCATGA
- the LOC127697364 gene encoding uncharacterized protein LOC127697364 isoform X8, with the protein MVNHYKKIVLLHGLEYMNDYNFRVLKSLLIQDLKLTKKMQDDYDRVKIADLMDEKFPEDAGLSKLIEVCECIPELGDRVDILRKEMEKVESETKIKSESSTLPLTSDMMKVWEVAPDMTTSSSEESMTDTIPESCDTITQFLEEEPNFPELSATSMCPSEREPVTPQKFPTATSNRLQSPLEPPEISSTILATKGTPTLSFGHQATLEFPKTEPSNVRAFQMTRAIMTNDHNSPQVPAAEAVFSSFSKSHVTPATVPSSAQTSRMTPAAKTSGCNSSQVSAATGSNSYSTPRVTQATVPSSVQSLLIPRAALPNSAKTFRLTSAAMTSGCNSPRASGARVPVHYSNPGVTPATVPSGAQTLRLNPTAMTSGCNSPQVSATTVSSSYSNTRVTPATVSSSAQTLQMTPAAKTSGFKSPQVSAATGSSSYSNPRVTPTTVSSSAQTFRMTPAAMTGSFNSPQVSAATGSSSYSNPRVIPATVPSGAQILRLTPAAMTSSFNSPQVSAATGSSSYSNPQVTPTTVSSSAQTFRMTPAAMTGSFNSPQVSAATGSSSYSNSPQVSSATVPRSFPAMPMSPATPLKKPRLKNIPRQPSEEDGHQQGSKQVVVLKVTEPFTYDMREDKRMFHATVATEIEFFRVKVFDTALKEKFIPNKVIVISDYIGYNGFLEIYRASCVSEVNDGNVMNIPSSLRKRANETPKISTICTQRGGTFVNGTFTVYMKTVKSEFIYYGIEDRTGRMEVVVYGQFANMYCEPGDKLRLFCFELSSSLDKWQLRSVRHSYMQVIQVRKREHELPNLHAIIETAQNPYS; encoded by the exons ATGGTGAATCACTACAAGAAAATTGTTCTTCTGCACGGATTAGAATATATGAATGACTATAACTTTAGAGTACTTAAGTCCTTGCTGATCCAGGACTTAAAACTGACTAAGAAAATGCAAGATGATTATGACAGAGTTAAGATTGCTGACTTAATGGATGAAAAGTTCCCAGAGGATGCTGGATTGAGCAAACTGATAGAAGTATGTGAATGTATTCCTGAACTAGGAGATCGTGTTGATATACTtagaaaagagatggagaaag TTGAAAGtgaaaccaaaataaaatctGAATCCAGTACTCTCCCACTTACCTCCGACATGATGAAAGTTTGGGAAGTAGCACCAGATATGACGACATCTTCATCAGAG GAAAGCATGACAGACACTATCCCTGAATCATGTGACACCATAACACAGTTTTTGGAGGAAGAGCCTAACTTTCCAGAACTTTCAGCAACCAGCATGTGCCCATCTGAGCGTGAACCCGTGACTCCTCAGAAGTTTCCAACAGCAACCTCCAACAGGCTCCAGTCACCCTTGGAACCTCCAGAAATATCATCCACCATATTGGCAACAAAGGGAACCCCAACACTTTCTTTTGGTCACCAAGCTACTCTGGAGTTTCCCAAAACAGAGCCCAGCAATGTCCGGGCCTTTCAGATGACTCGAGCAATAATGACGAATGATCATAATAGTCCTCAGGTGCCTGCAGCGGAGGCAGTATTCAGCAGTTTCAGTAAATCTCATGTGACCCCAGCAACAGTGCCCAGCAGTGCCCAGACCTCACGAATGACTCCAGCAGCAAAGACCAGTGGTTGTAATAGTTCACAGGTGTCTGCAGCAACAGGATCAAACAGTTACAGTACCCCTCGGGTTACACAGGCAACAGTGCCCAGCAGTGTCCAGTCCCTTTTGATCCCTCGAGCAGCATTGCCCAACAGTGCCAAGACCTTTCGACTGACCTCAGCAGCAATGACCAGTGGTTGTAATAGTCCTCGGGCATCTGGAGCAAGAGTACCTGTCCATTACAGTAACCCTGGGGTGACTCCAGCAACAGTGCCCAGTGGTGCCCAGACCTTGCGACTGAACCCAACAGCAATGACCAGTGGTTGTAATAGTCCTCAAGTGTCTGCAACAACAGTATCCAGCAGTTACAGTAACACTCGGGTGACTCCAGCAACAGTGTCCAGCAGTGCGCAGAC CTTGCAAATGACCCCAGCAGCAAAGACCAGTGGTTTTAAAAGTCCTCAG GTGTCTGCAGCAACAGGATCCAGCAGTTACAGTAACCCTCGGGTGACTCCAACAACAGTATCCAGCAGTGCCCAGACCTTTCGAATGACCCCAGCAGCAATGACAGGTAGTTTTAATAGTCCTCAGGTGTCTGCAGCAACAGGATCCAGCAGTTACAGTAACCCTCGGGTGATTCCAGCAACCGTGCCCAGTGGTGCCCAGATCTTGCGACTGACCCCAGCAGCAATGACCA GTAGTTTTAATAGTCCTCAGGTGTCTGCAGCAACAGGATCCAGCAGTTACAGTAACCCTCAGGTGACTCCAACAACAGTATCCAGCAGTGCCCAGACCTTTCGAATGACCCCAGCAGCAATGACAGGTAGTTTTAATAGTCCTCAGGTGTCTGCAGCAACAGGATCCAGCAGTTACAGTAATTCCCCTCAGGTGTCTTCTGCAACAGTGCCCAGGAGTTTTCCTGCTATGCCCATGTCTCCAGCAACACCACTCAAG AAACCAAGACTGAAGAATATACCTAGACAACCTTCTGAAGAAGATGGTCACCAGCAAGGTTCCAAACAAGTGGTGGTGTTGAAAGTAACAGAGCCATTCACATATGACATGAGAGAAGACAAAAGGATGTTCCATGCCACCGTGGCTACTGAGATTGAGTTCTTCAGAGTGAAGGTGTTTGACACAGCCCTTAAGGAAAAGTTCATCCCCAATAAAGTCATTGTCATCTCGGATTATATCGGTTACAATGGGTTTCTAGAGATATACAGAGCTTCCTGTGTATCAGAAGTGAACGATGGCAATGTGATGAATATTCCATCTTCCCTGAGAAAAAGAGCCAATGAAACACCTAAAATTAGTACTATTTGTACCCAAAGAGGAGGAACATTTGTGAATGGAACATTTACAGTGTATATG aaaacagTGAAGAGTGAATTCATTTACTATGGAATAGAAGATCGCACGGGAAGGATGGAAGTGGTGGTCTACGGACAATTTGCCAATATGTACTGTGAGCCTGGGGATAAACTTAGACTCTTCTGCTTTGAATTGAGCTCGAGTTTGGATAAGTGGCAGCTGAGGTCTGTGAGGCACAGTTATATGCAG gTCATCCAGGTGAGGAAGAGAGAGCATGAACTTCCCAATCTTCATGCAATTATTGAAACAGCTCAAAACCCCTACTCATGA